ATTACCTTGCTGGTTGTTAAATAGTTTGAATGTACattctttttctccctgtttGCAAAAATAGTGGCATATTACATACTGTTCATTTTTtgactttccttttttctatttaacAGTATAGCTTTGAGATCATTCCCAAATCTTTATGTAAgagattatttgttctttttggtgACTATGTTAGTCTATagtgtaccataatttattaacCAGTTCCCTACTGAAGGTTGTCTAGGTTGTTTTCAGCTTTTTGCTATTTAGAAACAATGCTGGTATTAATAAACTAAAAGATACAAAGCTCTTCTCAAGCCTTTTTATAGTACATCACATATGATTTTGGTCTGATGGATAGTATACCATTTGAGGggtttataatatattaaaaccttaccctcattttttttcaattttgttgggtttcttttggtggctggccagtacaggggggatctgaatccttgaccttggtgttacaaggcagcactctaaccagctgagctaactggccagcaaaACCTTACCCTCTTATAAttgactttcctttttttctttcattctttttttgcagctggccagtacagggattgaatcctggacttTCACGTTATCAGCATCACGTtctcaccagctgagctaactggccagccaactttccattttttcatcaatttttttaaactttttttttttttttttttttgccacagtATTAGGGTAGCTtctataacaatatttttaatcttaCCCATGATGAGTGTTACCTTTGTCTTCCTACAGTGTGAAGATTGCTCCTGGAGCAGTTGTATGTGTAGAAAGTGAAATCAGAGGAGATGTAACTATTGGTAAGAAAATAGTTTATTAGTATTGTTTCTCAAAAATTGACGTGATTTAATGTTTCAGTGCTTTTCAATTAGGTATTATCTTCTATGTCTATTTTACCGATGTCCTAATTTTACTGACAAAACAATGTATTTTCTCCTATGTgtttaatatttctgaaagaatatAGTGTGTTGGAGACTGTGTTTAATCTCCTATTTTGAGTTCCAATGAGGCAGTGTAACAAAGTCATTCATTATTGGAGAGAGATCTGCTGTGTACCTGCGATGCATCGGGCACTGTGCTAGTGCTAGGGACTCGGAATTGAGCACAGCAGACTAAGGAACTGCCTttgtggagcttatattctactgAGTCCTCGTTCTAGACTGTGTGGACTGTGGAGTCCACAGATCTGGGTAGCTGGCAGTGCTCAGTTCTAAGAGTTAACATATAACATGATATTTCAACACAGATTTTCAGTGATGGATTATAGCATAAGAAAAGTGGTAATAAACTGTTTTCTGCATTAAGTAGCAATAAACTCAAGTATAGCTTAATTGATAAATTTTTCAGGATATTTTTGCAACTTTCCATCCTGTAGTCACTTGCAGTTTTAcgaattatttcattttgaaatatttcaggaagaaagtaattttttcctttgctgtgtttCAGGTTAGTGGAACTTTAAACCCAATCttctatttttctagaaaataaagttttcagttTATCAGAGAAACTAGTCAGAAGCTTGGAAATGTAATCCTTAACCAGAAGTGCTTTGACTTGAAGATCTGCTGGAGCCTGACCCCCCTCATTAGAGGCTGCTCAGAAACAGACCTTGGGAAAAGTAACAGCTCTCTTGTTAATTATAATTTGGGTAAATAAGGTTTCATAGCTTCAAGTCTGTTTTTAATTAGGCTGTCTTGATTCATGGGCCATGAATTATTTCCCATGAATCTTTATTTTGAGAGCTGAAGAACATTTCAGAAAGGTACCTCTAAGCACAGTCCTGTGCTCCGTTACAGGATGCATTGCAGACCCTGGTGTCAGGAGAGGACTTAGTTGGGACGTCATAATGTGAAGGCAGAACTCGGCGCAATGGAAGCACTTTCTGCTGAAAGTGCTTTCTGCTGGAAGCCCTTTGtcccatttattcattctctccaGGGGAGTTTTAATGCAGATCAAAAGCCTCCCATTTTGTAGGAATCTTTTTCAGTAACGCAGAACAGTGGCTTTGACTTGAGAAATCATCGCATGTAAGGCAGCTCTTACAGGTACCTCAGCTTACAGGTCAAGGGAATTGCTTAATTTTCAAAAGAGAGAGCTTGTGGCTTTTTGAATTATTTactgacacatgaaaaagtgcacAAAGATTCCTTTCTGTGGCAAAGATAGACAGGAAAAGTGTCCTTTACCAAATGAGGGAGATGGAAATGTGATGCGAGGAATGTCTTTCTGGCTATGTTGGGTCAAGCCCAGCCAaccatttagaaaaataactcACCAGCCAGTGAGGCAGCTTCAGCTCAGACACATTTATCCAAACAAGGACATGAGCCAATAGGGTTTCAGCACATTTGGTAAGAACATACACAAACTACACTGCCAGGAAGGGCACCAAGAAGGTTCAcaacaggctttttaaaaaactttccatggtgacagatttttatttttaaagtactttaacTTCAAGACCCTTAAACTGGGTTTGAAAGTGCTCATGGCATGCAGAAAAGCGTGGAGCAAGCTGTGCCCACACTTCAGTGTGCTGTCACCAACAGCTCGAACTGCAGGTGCTCAGCTGCCTGACCTGCAGCTAAAACCAGAGAGAAGTTCACAGACAAAGCTGAGTTATCTGCGTTGTTCACTGAAGTCACAGAAGAAGTTCACCAAATTTTAAGTTCACCAAACCAAAATCTTAGCTGTCACAAATCCTGAAGTACACGTATGCAGACCTTGCCAGTCTGTGCCCAACAAAGACCTGCAAGAGATTTAAGGGAATTGTTCAGTTTATTATAGCCCATGACGTTTTCTGTCGTCTCACAACTCAAAGTTCATAGTTTCACCTCAAGTTATTTCAGCCCCAAAACACCAGGACCTGCAGTTTGGCAATGCTGCCAGCAGGTGGCGATGGTGTCCAAGTCGCAGGTCTCGCCTAAGCTGCTGCTGTGCTTTTACCTCCCAGGGCAAGGCCCTCATTTTATAACCTGGAGTATTCCAGATGCTTATTAAATAGCTtactaataataatattaaaataataatagcactgGTAAAACACCTGGTTAAAATAGCTcaggcattatttttaaatattgtgtaaAACATGTTACAGGATgggattattttaatttttttaattgtttttgtttggatttttaacATAAgaaacatgtattacttttttacttatttattttgatggctgacggtacagggatcgaaccctggacctttgtgttatcagcaccatgctttaaccaactgagccaacccaCTTACGTCGTATTTGAAAGGTAAAAACGAGAATATCAATTGTTTTCAAAAATACAGTTTAGAGGAACTTTTAAAGAAACACACAGGTCCCAGTGGTACTTTCATCTTATTGATCCATCCTCGTCAAAAGCTACAACTGGAGGGCCAGGAGAATATCTAGTGCCTCTGGCCGCTTACCTAGACACGGCAacagatctgctttctgtcacagCCATGGTCATCTCTTCCTCCTGTCTAAGATCTGTAAACCTAGTTATGGAAAACActtttattagtctttttattaatatttttactttcattaatCTTTTTATAACACGGTATGGAATTTTCCTCCTTGGTTAAAAGGAGGTATTACCCTGATGcctgggaagaggagaaaagcagaccttttttttctgtttttcagaccAGAACTATTTTGCATATCATGAATAAGTTATTTATTAGCTGTTAGTGGCAAACAGTGATGAACCTCCCATTTTTAAGAAGTGTGGGCAGACCCCATGATCTCCCTTTCAAGCATTATTTCACATAATCCATGTTTCAACCCAGTGGGGCAGGTTGTTACAGATCTCAGCTTTTTTTGAGAGAGTAAGCACGTAGCCTTTAAGTGACAGCTCCCAGGGTCTAGACTTTCTGGGCAAGGGTAGGGTGCCAGCTGGGGCTTTAATTACAAGAACTTAAAATAGACAGATTGTGTCCCTTTATCATAgaacattttgaagtaaaatGTAATCTGGTATTGTGCAAACTACAGATTTCAGTTGGTTTACACAGCTGAAAAACCTAGAAATTTCTCATTTCAAAGGAATCCGATGTTCATTTAAGCATTGTTTAGCACCTGTCCTCCGAAAATGGCAGCATGCAAATCCTCATTATTGAGGGAttagttaaataatttatgttatatttatatgaTGTGAGATACTTTTCAGCCATTAAAATGAATACCTGTCTAGATATACTTGCATGGAAAAATTACCATAAAAACAAATTGCAGAATAATAAGTCCTATTCCCTGGCTTTAAAGAAGCATGTGCTTGTAATGTGTGTTTTCcttaaagttaaatttatttttaagctttttaatgAGATATAGTTTATATGTGGTGATATTTATAGATCTTAAGTATACAGTAGTGCTTATGTCTGGAATAATATACCCTAAATTTTCAAGAATACTTACCTCTAGGGAAAGGGATAGCATGAGAGGATTTTTcactttttgctttgtttgaaCTTTTTGTAATGATCATGTATTCCTTTGAtaaataagtatatgtatatacgtacatctgtgtgtatgtgtgtgtatacatatgtatatgggttttgttttgtttttttaatcaaaaaaaggCATACACATTCACACTCATGGTCAACTTCCCAGGGACCTCAGAGATCCCATCTTCTATCTTGAAATCTTCTGTTGTGAATAGGAGATTTGTCTAGGTAATTTTACTTTAGCAGCTGAAGATTTGGGGCGCCAGGGGTGACTGAGAAATATCAAGACCACTCTGATGTTACTTCTTACTGGACTGTGCTTTGTGCTTCGGGCCCCACCTTCTTTATCACTCCTCAGCTCTTCGATGTCAGAAGGAATCAGCTGTACCGAGGTTCCTTCCAGTTCTCTGGGCACCAGGAACACCTCCTTACTGTTTTAATACATTCGTGAGTGACTATGTTAAGCAGTCCCAGTTTCCAGGATAACAGTCTCCAAAGGGCAAAAATAGTATGTATTCATTTTTGTCCCTGTAACATCACAGTGCATCCTGCCTGTCACAAGCAGACACTGATgactgactaaattaaccatttGTACAGTTGAATACTGAATTTCATGGATAGTGTCACCTTCCggaacctccctccccaccttctGTCACTCCTGCGGTCCCCCTACTTACTTTCAGTGTCAGTTCCTGTCCACTTGTTTACCAATAAAAACAGCCTCGGTATTGGGGGGGCATGTGGAGGGTGTTGgagagaggctgggaggaggaggtgtTTTCTCATCAGCAGCTTCCTTATCACTAAAACGCTCGGCCTGCAGCCTGCGGGGATAAAGCTGGGGGAGCGAGTGTGTGGCATTCCAGAACCGGGCCCTGCTTAGGCAGTGCAGTGCCCGCACCGTGCTGCTGGGGAAGTGGATGTGAAGGCCCCTCCCACCCGCCTCGACTTGAGTGGGAGGCAGTTCCTCAGGTCACAACCCCAGCGTCACCAGTGAGCACCTCTGGCTCCTACTGCTTCCCTTTAACCTTTTCAACTTTAACCGGTTAAAGTCATGTCCTAGACCAGACAGCAGGAGCTCTGCTTCCTTCTAGTGGTGTGCTTGTAATAGGGATAGTGACAAAGTGACGATGCTGGAGTTAGATCCCGTATTTTCTGACTTCTGTCCACCCGCATTTCCTCTTCATCACTTAATAAAAAGACTAATCCTGTGGTACGCTAGCCTAAGAAAGCACCACGTTGCAAGCAGAGAGAGCCTTAGCTTtctgagggaaaggaaggaagggcattAATTTTTATTGCCAACTCTGCCACACATCATGTCTCTCCACATTATCTCATCTAACCCTTAGAACAACCCTGCAGGACTGGTGTCATTGTTACCCCCATTTGCCGCCGAGATCATGGAAGCTTCCAAGTGACAGCTAAGCCAGAGCCGTCTGGCTCTAACCCCTGTGCAGTTTCACACACCTTGGCTTGAGGTTTGGCACTAACTACTGATGGTAACAGCCAAGGAGATAATTTTTGTAAAGTACCCAGAGTGGCACCTGGCACACATTTAGAAAATACTCGTCCCAACGGTTTCTCCCTCACTCACTCAGTCTCCTCCCGCCCTCCTGTTGGAAGTGTAGCCTCTACCAATAATTTCttctcaaataatatttttaacagGACCTAGGACAGTGATCCACCCGAAAGCACGAATTATTGCAGAAGCTGGGCCGATAGTGATCGGTGAAGGTAACCTAATAGAAGAACAGGCCCTCATCATAAATGCGTGAGTAAGACTGAGACACTCTAAGCTGAGTGCCATGGGTGGGTGAACGTTTCCCATTCATTTCAGCTCTGAGAACCTTTGACAACTGACATCTGGAAGGCCCGCTATTTTAGAGCTGGAGAAACATTAAGGATCTTGTTCACATGAGTAAATAAGGAAACTGTAAACCAGATGGGGAAAGACTTGTCCAAGGCAAGAGAGCTCCTGGTGGCTGACTAGACTCTCCAACGCTGGGTCTGGTCATCGTCCCCTAGGGGCCACTTTCCCATCCATCCCGTAAGCAAACACTTCCTGAGCACCTCTCACCTCCAAGTGCTATGCCGACCCCCCCAAAGAGTGCTTTTTGGTTGAATTTCTTGGTTCTGGCTCAAATGTTATTACTCACACCCAAACATGTAAACTTAACTCTAAAATATGTTTTCACGTGTTTTGCATGGGTAGCACCCAGAATTATAGATGAAAAATTGGGGGCCCTAGAggcaatttttaaactttaaatataaaagaacatgAACATGATCTTAGTGAGTAAGAATCTAATTCCTATGAAATTGCCATAAATATTTGTAAGTCTTTCTAGATAAAATTTTGGCAGGAAATTCAAgcctatacctaatttatagcaACAATGTATGGAATTTGTAAGAAAGACCTTGGGAAAATATTTAACTGTGATAAAAAGACTGATTTGTCTTAATGCTTACTTAGGATTTGGGAGTTTCTTACTATATTAAGCAggttcttttaaaatacttttggcACCTTCAGTGTAAGTCAATTAACAATAGCTGTATTCTGCAGTAACTCAACTGTCAGtgataaaataccatttttatatGGCTTCCTCCTCTTAGAACATAAACATTTTATCTTCCAAATATTTCAACTAACTACCTAAtagcataattattttatgtgAATATCTGTTTATATTTCACAATCTCGAATGATtattaagaatgaaaaattttcaagtcAGGCATGATTTTGATTCTAATTTAGCAGTCTATAAAAGAGTAGCCAGGATCTTTTTTTACCTTTACCTTGGAGAAGGCCCTCTGCTCTTTGGGTTTAAAAACTAGAGAGAGGAACGTTGTCTTTCTACACATGCCTATAACTTCTTACATTTCAGTAGCTCTTTTCAACTCCAAGCCTTCTCCAGCATAAAGGATAAATGATTCACTTGGATTAAGAAATACATTACTTAGTTATGCAATTTTAGCTTGATGTAGGTAAAATTAAGAGAATTAACCCAAATTCTAAAAATGGAGGGAGAGTTGCTTattctgttactgattttttgATGCTTGGCCTCTTCTTTTTACAGTCACCCAGATAATATCACTCCTGATGCTGAAGATCCAGATCCCAAACCTATGACCATTGGCACCAATAATGTGTTTGAAGTTGGCTGCTGTATCCTTTACAGTGGTCCGAGTTAAATCATTCCCAGCTATCCTTCAGTACCCAAATCTCCCCCTGCAGAGACTGTCATAATTtatctttcaaatatatttgtaatatattattataattacatttttaggACTAGGCCATCTAGCTCTTTGAACAGACTTATTTGTGGTATATAAAAAAATCCTTTCTGTTTGAGAGAATAACTCACCGGAGTAAAGTAAGTGTGCTGTTTTCagacacacgctcacacacacagcCCCCTTCAGCtcagcattttgaaaataatctcttcctcttttcaccgTACTACAACTTGTTGACAGTTAGCAATGGCTGAGCGGCAGTAGACACAGAAACAGTAATCCTGGCGTCTATCCTGATTTAAGAACCAGAACTTTGTTATTTTGGTTCCTATATAGTTTTAGGTAGACTGTATATTGTCTGATTTGAGAAAATGTGGGCAGGGGTGAAAATGCTGTTTcattctttgtgtatttttttttttttcttcagagcatCACTAGTTCTTTTGCTTGGTTTTGTACTCTAAAAAAGTAGTAAAATGGTGTCAGCAAAACATATAACACAGAGTAGAAGATATTTGGAGGAAGAAATCTAATTGTTCAACAGtagcaaaatatttaaatcaattaaTCTACAAGCATAAAACGAACCACTAGAACCATTAAGCAgtcattaaaaattttgtttttaggtCTAGCCccttagttcagttggttagagtgcagtgctgataacactacagtcaagggttcggatctccataccagccagctctgccctcttccccaaaagaaaacatatgtttttaaagtttttaatgacACAGACTAATGCTTGCAAATTTAAGTGACTTGAGTAGGCTATAAAAGTTTACAGTTTGATTCCCATTTATGTAAAaggaattttacatatatttatataaagataTATCAAACTGTTAACAGTGTTTAAGTGATTGGGTGATGGATAGTTTTAATAAAACAATTGTGAAAATATATTACTCATGAAATCAGGGCATCTTATAccttcactaatttttttttttttttttttcttaaaagatgaccaatgaggggatcttaacccttgacttggtggtgtcagcaccacactctaccaagtgacctaaccagccatccctatatagggatctgaacctgtggccttggtgttatcagcaccacactctcccaagtgagccacgggccggcccttaccttcactaatttctttaaaaaacattatttcttatttaacattattatttccttaaaaaactTTTATGTATACCTAGAGATATTTATGTTTAAAGATTAAAACATTACTACAGATTTCCCTGAGCTAAGGGGGGCCTGCATATCCCTTCCCAAATCTCTGCCCCAGTGCTATAGAAGGAGATATTGCACTAGTGGGGGGAAAAGATGAATATACTTACAGTATTTACTTAACTCTGGCTTACAGATTCCCAAGCCATGAAAATAGGAGATAATAATGTCATTGAATCCAAAGGTAAGCTGTGTTCAGGGTTTTATTGTCAAAGtgattccttcctttctccttgtgGTGTCctgggaaacaacctaagtataAACTATGGCAAGGAAGTGGACTAAAATAGCTGTCAGACTTAATTTTTTGCCCTTAAGGAACCTAATCTGGTTATGTAGTTATCTGGTAATGTAATTgaatacattaaattaaaaagtcatcTGTGTACATTTAAGTCAGGATTGAATTAAACCATAAATTTCAAATGAAAGTTTTGAAAAAGATTGCTACTAAATACTAGTATCTATGATATTTTAGTCTACTAGTGTTATtgtaaaattaaagaaacaaatcacAGCTTTTCTAGCAGTTTGCTTTCTTTAATTCCaggaaacaaatataatttaCTCATTATAAAAGAGGCCAGGCAGGGGATCATGTAAAGTCACCACCACTACTGGGAAGCAAACTCCAAGAGTTTGTCCCACTCAGTCCAGAAAGAACCTGAACAATGACACTTCTTTAGAATAGTGGGTTTGTCTTTCTTGGTCTTGATCGGCATGATAGaaagtgctttttttttaaa
Above is a window of Cynocephalus volans isolate mCynVol1 chromosome 13, mCynVol1.pri, whole genome shotgun sequence DNA encoding:
- the DCTN6 gene encoding dynactin subunit 6 — protein: MAEKTQKSVKIAPGAVVCVESEIRGDVTIGPRTVIHPKARIIAEAGPIVIGEGNLIEEQALIINAHPDNITPDAEDPDPKPMTIGTNNVFEVGCYSQAMKIGDNNVIESKAYVGRNVILTSGCIIGACCNLNTFEVIPENTVIYGTDCLRRVQTERPQPQTLQLDFLMKILPNYHHLKKTMKGSSTPVKN